The DNA sequence CGGATGACGTCGGCTGTAGGTCCTATGAAAACCAGCCCCGCATCCTCGACCTCTTTGGCAAATTCGTAGTTTTCGCTCAAAAAACCGTAGCCCGGGTGTATCGCGTCTGCGCCGCATGCTTTTGCGACCTCGACGATGCGCTTGGCGTCTAGGTAGCCCTTGATCGGATCGATACCGATCTGGTAGGCCTCGTCGGCTATTTTGACGTGCAGGCAGTCTTGGTCGGGCTTGGTGTAGATAGCGACGTTTTTGATGTGTAGATCTTTGCAGGCGCGTATCACGCGAACGGCGATCTCTCCGCGGTTTGCGATCAAAATTTTATGTATCACTTGGCTTTCCTTTCTTTGTCGTTTTTCAAATTTTACTCTTTTTTGCTTGCTGATGCTTGAAATTTGCTTTTTTAGAGCTCGATCTTTGCATGCCGTCTTTAAATTCGCTCTTTTTGTTATCTTTGCCGTTTTGCTACTAATTTTTTGGCTTTTTTCTTAATTTATTTCTATATTTTGGCGATTGTGACTGCTTTAAGCCAGACGCACTTGTTTTTAATTAAATTTGCCGTATAAGATAACATAAAGATTTTTTATAGACGATTAAATATGGCAAATTTAGTATATAAATTTGAAATTTGATAGCCGTGCAGTAATTTTGACGTAGTAGGGTAGGCAAAAAAATGAAATTTTTACAAATATATCAAAATTTATGAAAGATTTAAGAAACCTTTGGCTATACTTCACATTTCTTTTAAAGTGCGCTCGTAGCTCAGCTGGATAGAGCATTTGATTGCGGTTCAAAAGGTCAGGGATTCGAATTCCTTCGAGCGCACCATTTATTTCTTAATTAATCCCCTTCTTTTTACAAATTTCCGATGCTTGTTCTATTTTTCTTTTCTTTATTTTTTGTTCTAGGGGTTTTGTAGATAAATCATTTTAGGCATAAAGACCTTTGAATATAAAATTCTAATTTAATTTTTTTGCTACAAAAAATATACAATTAATCTGCAATAAAACATTTAGTGCTAAAGTTTTTTAAAAATCAAAAAATTAATCCCATATACAGAAAACACTCAATTTTTATGATACATATTTTAATGCTTATAAAAATAAGTTAAAAAGTAAAATGCAGACTATTTTTGCCATTTTGTATTGAAAACTATAATTTTCAAATAAATATTTATATCTCTTTTGTATTGCTTCAATATCTTCAGTAAATGCCTAAAATACGGTATTTGCTGGCATTTTACCTTTTGAACTAAAATAAATTATCCATCAAATTTCATGCTAAATTTAACGGATAATTTTTATGCTTATTTTGCTAAATATTTTGCTCGTTATTGTGTGTTTTTTGAGGTAATTTTTTGAAGTAATTAAGTTGATGAAAAATGCAGGAATAAAATAGAGCTTTTGATTGCCCTATTTTTTATGCTTTTTAGGATAGTCAAAAAACAGAGCTTTTGCGCCGTGTTCTTTTAGCTCCTTGAAGCTGCCGTCAAATTCGACGCAAAAGATGCCGCATGTGGGTATATTTCCGATCGCGGCGTCGCTTAAAAGCTCGCAAATTTCAGTTATAGCGTCGTTGTGGACTATAACAAATACGGTTTGAAATTTGTCGTCAAACTCCCTTATGAAAGTCAAAAGCTCATGTGTCTGCGCTCTGTATAGCTCGTCTTTAAATTTGATTTTCTTCTTAAATTTAACCGCTTCGGCTAGCTTTTGAGCCGTTTTGGCGCAGCGTTTGGCAGGGCTTGAAAATATCGCATCCGCCTTCACCTCATGCTTTTTTAGCCGTTCGCACATCAGTGACAGGTCTTTTTTGCCGCGCTCGCTTAGATCGCGCTCAAAGTCGCTGCCTTCGCCCTCTTCTACGGCTTTTGCGTGCCTGATAAAGTAGATTTTTTTCATTTATACCACCTTTCCAGCCTTTGATAGATTTTTTATGTGCTCGATCTCTGCCTCGCTAAAGCCTGATTTTAGTCGCGCGCTCACGTTTAGCTCGCGGGACTGCAAAAAGGCTTTAGGGTAGATTTTTTGTACGATTTGCGCATAGATTTCGGGGCTTACGCCTTCTTTTTCGCAGGCAAATTTAAACCAACGATCGCCCTTTGAGACGTGCGAGATTTCCTCGTCTAAAATGACTTGCAAAATTTCGCAAAGCCGCGCCTTGTCTTCATCTTTTTCGCGCTCGGTTTCTAATTTTTTTAGCATAAAAGCATTTGCGTCAAGGCCGTTTGCCTCCATATATCTAGGCAGCACCGCCATGCGCTCAAGCAGCGACGCGGAGGTGTTTTGTAAAGCGATAAAAAGCCCGTCGTGCACGGTAAAATCGCCGTATTTCACGCCAAATTTAGCCATGTGATCCTCGATCATCTTAAAGTGCCTGATCTCATCCTGCGCGACCTCTAGCCAGTCGTCATAGTAGGCCTTTGGTAGCGCGCGGAAGCGATACGCCGCATCTAGCGCGATATCTACGGCGCTGTATTCGATATGTGCGATCGAGTGAAGGAAGGCTTTTTGTTTGTCGGCTTGTTTTTTGCCGCCTATTTCTCTCATAGCTACGACCTCGCAAAATGCCGCGTAACTTGGGCGCTCGAGCTGTTTTATCTCGTCAAATTTACCGCCCTCTTCTATCTGCGCGTCAAATTTACCGGCCTTATACTCGGCGTAAAATCGTTTAAATTTATCAAATTTAAGCTCCTTGTCGCCGCACTCTAAAATTTCCCAAATTTGATCAAAAAATCTCATTTTATCACCTTAAATTTTACCCCGAAATACCCTAACGCAAAGCCGATGATGTGCGCATACCAGGCGACGTTTACGCCCATGGCTACGGGGGCAAAGCTCATTAGCAAGATAGCGATTATTAGCCCTTTTCTGCTGCTTGCGTCCAAAAACGCCAAAACGCCTAGTAGCAGGCTAATCGCGCCGCTAGCTCCGACTAAATTTATAAAAGTTCCGTTAGTTTTAAACATAACATAAATATAAATAAAACTAAGTAGCGAGGTCAAAACGCCTCCGACGCAGTAAACGACGGCGAATTTTTCACTGCCGTAGTACCGCTCAAGAAGCGAGCCAAACTGATACAAAACCGCCATATTCATCAGTAGATGGGCTAAATTTGCATGCATAAACATCGAAGTCGCCGGCTGCCAGACGTAAAGTCCGTCCGTGAAAAACATATTTAGCCCAAGCGTCACGTTACTACCGCAAATGCCGCAGTAAACGGCAAGATATACTAGACAATTTAACGCGATGAGCGATATCGTAGCTTTCAAAAACGGCTCCTTTTTAAAGGCTTTATCATATAAAATTTAGACATAAATTTAGCTAAAAATTAACCTTGCCAAAGCCGGCGAATCTGTTTGACGTTAGGCAAGTAGCGTCGCCGCCCTTGCACGCTACGATGTAGGAGTTTACCTCTTTGCCGCCTATTTTGTGGCTATTTTTTTGAAATAGATTTATAAATCCGCTTTTGTTTTTGCCTCTGGTATTATGCATAAATCTTATAGTTCCGTCGTCCTCTATGCGGTCTATGATGCCAAGGTGGGTTATGATTTGCTTGTTTTTGCCTTTGGTTTGACTCGTGGTGTTGTTAAAAAATACCAAATCTCCAAGCTTTGGACTTGTTTGCGAGATCAAATTTCGCTTTTTGTAAAGATTATAAATGGCTTGAGATTTCGATCCTTGCTCGCCGTAAAATTTGAGTAAATTCGTCTCGGAAAAGTAAACGTTATTTATGTTTTTATTTACGAGCGAAACGAAGCCCGAGCAGTCTCCGCCGTCTTTTTTGCCTAAAAAGCCTTGCATAAAATTTGAAAGCGCTATGCCGCCTAGATCGTTAAATGCGTCTTGCTGCGAGTTTAAAAATCTCGCGTTTAAAATCTGTCCGCTTTGATCGGTCGGGTAAATTTTGGGCGTATTGTTCGCGCAACCGCTAAAAATCAAAGCACCAATCGACACAAGAGGTAAAAAAATGGTAAATTTCATTTAAATCATCCTATTTTATATTTAAATTTCAAGGCGAAGTATCTTGTGATAAATTTAAATGTTTCGACGAAATTTTCGACCGAAGATAGAACATAATAGTTCATCGAGGGAGAAAATTTCTAGATCATTTAAATTTACCCAAGAGACAAGCCGTAGAGACGAACTGCCTAAAAGCAGGATTATATAAATAAATCGGTAAATATCGGCATAAATTTAAATTTATAAGCTAAATTTCACTATACTTTGGATTTTATTTAAGGATTTAAGATGATGCATTATTTAGAAATCGAAGGAAACGCGAAACTAGGCGGCGAGGTCGCCATAAGCGGCGCGAAAAACGCCGCCCTGCCCCTCATAGCCGGAGCTCTAATCATAAAAAACGACGTGACGCTAAAAAATATGCCAAACGTCGCGGATATAAAAACATTGGCGACGCTGCTCGTAAATTTGGGCGCAAAATGCGAATTTGCGGACGATCACACGCTAAAAATCAACTCAAATTACGTTAGCTCCACGAAGGCCAACTACGACATCGTGCGCAAAATGCGCGCCTCTATCCTGGTTCTTGGGCCGCTGCTAGCTAGGTTTGGCCACTGCGAGGTGAGTCTGCCCGGCGGCTGCGCGATCGGACAAAGGCCGATAGATCTACACCTAAGCGCGCTCGAAAAAATGGGCGCAAACATCGAGATAAAGCAAGGCTATGTCGTAGCCACGGCGCCTGACGGGCTAAAGGGCGCGCAGATCGTGTTTGACAAGATCACGGTAACGGGCAGCGAAAACATCATCATGGCCGCCGCGCTCGCTCACGGCACGACGCATCTAATCAACGTCGCCAAAGAGCCTGAGGTGGTGCAGCTTTGCGAGGTTTTGGCCGCAGGCGGCGTAAAGATCGAGGGTATCGGCACGGACGAGCTCGTGATCGAGGGCACGGATAGGCGCCTGCTGGATGTGGGCGAGATAGCGGTCATCCCCGATAGGATCGAGGCGGGCACGTATCTTTGCGCCGGGGCGATCACGAACTCGCAAGTAACCATAACAAACGCCAACGCTGCGCATCTGCGAGCCGTGCTTACTAAATTTAACCAAATGGGCTTTGAAACCGTCGTGGACGGCGACAAAATCACGATAATGCCGGCCAAAAACGTAAATCCCGTCGAGATCGTGACGACTGAGTTCCCGGGATTTCCGACCGATATGCAGGCGCAGTTTATGGCGCTCTCGCTCACGGCAAACGGCGTTAGTACGATAGACGAGAGGCTTTTTGAGAACCGATTTATGCACGTTAGCGAGCTCACGCGTATGGGTGCGGATATCCGTCTAAACGGCCACATCGCGACGATCTACGGCGGAGGCGAGATAAACGCCGCAGACGTGATGGCTACCGATCTTCGCGCAAGCTCAGCCCTAGTGCTAGCGGCTCTTGCAGCAAACGGAACTAGCCGCGTGCACAGAATTTATCACCTGGATAGAGGCTACGAGGGGCTAGAGCGCAAGCTGGCGGCTCTGGGCGCAAAAATACGCAGGCTGGAGGAGTAAAATGACGCTAGAGCTTGCTCAAAATTTAATCCTAGAAAAAGCCAAATTTGACGGCTACGGCGAGTTTTCGAGCCTTGAGCGCGCGACGGGCAAAATTTTAGCGCAGGACGTCGTTGCCGTTAAAAACTTGCCCTCCTTTGACAATGCCGCGATGGACGGCTACGCGCTCAAATTTGACGATTTTAACGAGCCGCTAAGCGTCGCAGCAACCGTGCTGGCGGGCGATGAGGCCGAGATTGCGCTAAAAAAAGGCGAATGCGTAAAGATAATGACCGGCGCTAAAATGCCGACAAATGCCGACACGGTCGTGCCTTTTGAGGATGCTATTTTGCAGGACGGCAAGCTCTCGCCGCAAAGCAAAGTCAAAAAATTTAACGCCCTAAGATATAAGGGCGAAGAGGTCAAAGCTGGCGAAATTTTGCTAAAAAAAGGCGAAATTTTAATGCCCGCAAGAGTAATGATGCTAGCTGCTCAGGGCATTTATTGCGTCTGTGTAGAGCGCGAGCTAAGAATCGGTATATTTTCAAGCGGCGACGAAGTGGTCGAGCCGTGGCAAAACGCCAGCGAGGAGCAAATATACAACGCAAACGGCGCAGGCATCGCGTCTTTGCTTCAAAGCTTCGGCTTTGCTAGCTCGTACGCGGGCATTATTAAGGACGATCTAGAAAGTACGACGCGCGCGCTAGAGTCGGCCGAATTTGACGTCATCATAACAAGCGGCGGAGCGAGCAAGGGCGAGGCTGATTTTATGAAAACGGCGCTTTTAAATTTAGGCTTTAGCGAGCTTTTTGACGGCGTAAATATCCGCCCCGGACGACCGAGCAAAGCTTTTATAAAAGATAAAAAAATCGTCTTTATCCTGCCCGGAAATCCGATGGCGGCGTTTTTGATGTGCTTTTTGCTAGTCGTTCCTTTTTTAAAGGGTGCGCGACTAGAAAAATTTGACGCCGCCCTAAATCAAGACGTAAAAATAAAATCTGGACGCCAAAATATCGTGCTGGGCAGCTACTGTGACGGCAAATTTGTCGTGACGGATAATAATAAATTCGGCTCTGGCATGATAACTCCGCTTATCAAAAGTAACGCCGTTTTGGTAACAAGCGAAAGCCTCGGCGAGCTAAAAGCGGGCGAAATCGTAAAAATTTTGAAATTTTCTTGACAAATGAAAACGTTTTTGCTAAAATTGCGACTTCTCAAACGGTGCGGGAATAGCTCAGGGGTAGAGCACAACCTTGCCAAGGTTGGGGTCGCGAGTTCGAATCTCGTTTCCCGCTCCATTTTTTTCTTACTATTTTTTCCCTTTTTTTTATTTTCTTCAGATTTAGCGCTTTGGCCGATGTATTGCGTTTCAAACGGCAAAATAACGCTTGCGGACTTGGGTTTTGCAGGCAAAAACGACGAAATTTTAAATTTAGGCGAAAACAAAGCCGCAAAAATAAATTCGCGAGATTTAGCGGAGATTTTAAAAAAGCGCGGCGTAGAGCTTGAGGACAAAAGCGGCGGAGAGACGATATTTGTAAAAAACTGCGACGCGTTAGCTCTCGTGCAGCGCGCGTTTTTGCAAGAGGTTACGAGCGAGTTTAAGGGACTACAATTCGTCAAATTTCCGCTTATCGAGCCTCAAAACGAACTTCCTAAAAACTTCCACGAATACAAATTCGATAAAATTTACGTAAACAAAATCAATCCAAAAGGCAGCTTTAGAGCCGGTTTTGTCACGCCAAACGGCTTGCAGCCAAGCGTATTTTTTAGATATGAAGTTAGCGCAAAAATGCCGGTTTTAAGGGCTACTAAGCCGCTTGCGACGCGCCAAATGCTAGGTATCGGCGACTTTGCAAAGGACTGGGTCGAGCTTGGCGAGTTTAGCCCCGACATGATGAGCGACGCGCCAAATGCGAGGCTAGCGGCCAAGCAAAACATAAAAAGCGGCGAAGTGCTGCGGCTACGGCAGTTTACCCCGCTACCGCTCATAAAAAAAGGCGAGCGCGTCAATGCGGTGCTTAGCGACGGTGCGCTTAGCATCATCGTCGAGGTCACGGCGCTAGAAAACGGCAATCTAGGCGAGACCATCAAGGTTAAAAATAATGACAAAAAGGTCTTTAGCGCGCAAATCGTCTCAAAAAAACAGGTGATGATAAGATGAAAATTTTTCTAGGTATCAGCGGCGCAAGCGGCGTAAATCTGGGTTTAAAGCTCGCCCGCGAGATAGCAAAAAGAAGCAAGCTGCATCTGTGCGTGAGTAAAAACGCGATGAACGTGTTAGAAAAAGAGCTAAATTTTTCGGATATTTTTTATAAAAATGGTTCGGCGGCGAGTTTAAAATTTAACGCAAACCAAAATAGCGCCAAATTTGACGAAGATCACGGATGCGCAAAATTTACAAAATCTAGCTCCGCTCAAGGCGAGCTAGATTTTGTAGGCGGAGACGAAAGATCGCAAAACCAAAGCGGCAAATTTACAGATAATGCGCAAGGTTTGGACGACAACGGTTTAAAATTTGACGCTTTGGATAACTGCGCTCTTGACGACGCAGACGGGAAATTTTGCAAATTTGATAGCAGCGAGAAAAACGAGCGGCAAGACGCTCAAATTTTAGGCAAATTTGAGGGGGCTAAATTTCAAAACAAAAGTGAATTGGATAAAAATAGCGCCCAAAAAGACGAAATTTATCAAATTTGGCAAGATTTGCAAAAATGCGCAGTCATCCACGACGATCCCGATCTCGCCGCAGCGCCGAGCTCGGGATCGTTCGGCATAGACGCTACTATCGTCGCGCCCTGCTCTATTAGCACCTTAGCCAAAATCCACGCCGGCCTTGCCGATACGCTGATAACTCGCGCCGCCGCAGTCGCGCTAAAGGAGCGAAAGAGGCTTGTTTTGGGCGTTAGAGAGATGCCGTTTTCTACGCTAGCGCTCGAGCACGCAGCTAAGCTCTCCGCTCTAGGCGCCGTTATCGCGCCGCCCGTTTTGGGATATTATTCAGCTCAAAATAGCCTCGAAGATATGGAAAATTTCATCATCGGCAAGTGGCTTGACCTGCTTGGACTTAAGCATCAAATTTACAAAAGATGGAGCTAAAACAGCTGCGCCGGTCGCAAGATAAAGTCCTATTTTAGGCATAAAATAGTAAAATCAACCTTTAAAATTTAAAGGCGAAAAATGAAAGCTTGCATATATCCGGGCACCTTTGATCCCGTAACAAACGGACACGTCGACGTTATCAGGCGGGCGACTAAAATTTTCGATAAAGTCATCGTCGCGGTTGCGGCTAGCGAGAGTAAGCAGCCATATTTTAGCTTGGCTAGGCGCGTAGAGATGGTAAAGATCTCGACGGCGGACCTAAAAAACGTCGAGGTCGTGGGCTTTGATAACCTGCTCGTCGATTTTGCCAAAAGCTGCGGCGTAAACGTCGTGATCCGCGGACTTCGCGCGGTTAGCGACTTTGAGTACGAGCTGCAAATCGGCTACGCAAACGCCACGCTTTGGGAGGAGCTTGAGACCGTTTATCTGATGCCGAGCCTCAAAAACGCCTTTATCTCAAGCTCGATCGTGCGCTCCGTTCTTAGCCACGACGGCGACGTTAGCAAGCTGGTTCCAAGCGAAATTTTAGAAACTTTGAAAGGCTAAATTTGTATATTTTATTTGAAGGTATCGACGGCGTAGGTAAAAGTACGCAGATAGCGCGGCTGGCGGCGGCTTACCCGCAAGCGATCGTGACTAAAGAGCCGGGCGGCACGAAGCTTGGCGAAAATTTGCGCGAGATTTTACTAAAAGAAAATGGTCTAGATAAAAGGGCTGAAATTTTGCTATTTTTGGCCGATAGAGCCGAGCATTCGGGCAAGATAATAAAACCCAACTCGAACAAGATGATTTTAAGCGACAGAGGCTTTGTTTCAGGCATGGCCTACGCGCTGGCGGGCGGAAATTTTAGCTTTGAAGAGCTTTTAAATTTAAATAAATTCGCCCTGCAAGGAAATTTTCCGCAAAAAATAGTATTTTTTAAAGCGGACGAAAGCACGCTAAGATCGCGCCTAAATTCGCGCGCGCAGATGGACGGCATAGAGGCTAGAGGTTTTGCGTATCTACTAAGAGTGCAGGACGCGATGGAGGAAATTTTGCAAAAACTAGACGTCCGCTACGTCACGATCGACGCCGCCCTGGACGAAGAAAAAATAACGAATTTGATAAAGGAGTTTATAAATGATTAGCGCATTAAGGGGGATGAAGGACGTTTTGCCGCCTCAGTCGGGACTTTACGAGAGGATAATCAAGATCTGCGAAGAGGTCGCGAAAAACTACGGATACGAGTTCGTGCTGGCTCCGCACCTGGAGCAAACGGCGCTTTTTCGCCGCAGCGTCGGGGAAAGCAGCGACATCGTGGGCAAGGAGATGTATCAGTTTGAGGACAAGGGCGGCAACGACGTTTGCCTGCGTCCGGAGGGTACGGCGGGCGTCGTGCGCGCCTTTATCGAGGCTAAATTCGACCGCGCGGGCGGCGTGAGACGATACTTTTATCACGGTTCGATGTTTCGCTATGAACGCCCGCAAAAAGGCCGTTTGCGCGAGTTTCACCAGTTTGGCTGCGAGTGCTTCGGCGAGCCTAGCGTTTATGAGGACGCGAGCGTTATTTTGATGATAAACGAGATTTTCTCTCGCCTGGGTATAAAAACCAAGCTGCTTATAAATTCGCTCGGAGACGCCGCTAGTATGGGCGCATACCGCGAAAAATTGGTTAAATTTTTAGACGAGCACGAGGGGCAAATTTGCGAGGACTGCAAGCGCAGAAAACTAACAAACCCTATCCGCGTGCTAGACTGTAAGGTCGAGAGCTGTCAGAAAATTTACGAAAACGCGCCGCTGATAATCGACAGCCTAAATGACGAATGCGCGGGCGAGTTTAAAAAGCTGCAAGAAATTTTAAGCGGCAACGGCGTGGAATTTGAGATAGATCCGAAGCTCGTGCGAGGGCTTGATTATTACTGTAAAACGGCGTTTGAGTTCGTCTCAAGCGAGATCGGCGCAAAGAGCGCGGTCGCAGGCGGCGGACGCTACGACAGGTTGGTCGAGTACCTAGGCGGCAAGGCTAGCTACGGCGTGGGCTTTGCGATGGGTATCGAGCGAATAATGGAAATCCTAGGCGGCCGCGAGAGCCAAAGCGCAAGAGGCGGCATATATATCGGCGCGATGGATGCCGATGGCGTGGACGCGGTCTATAAAATAGCGATAAATTTAAGAAAAAGCCTCCCGGTTCTCGTGAGCTACGAGCCTAAAAAATTACAAAAGCACCTAAACGCCGCAGATAACGCAAACGCTAGGATTTGCCTTTGCGTCGGCGAGGACGAGCTAAAATCGGGCAAAATTTGGCTAAAAGATCTGAGCGAAAAGGCTGAAAAAACGCTTGATTTGGTTGATTTGGAGACGGAACTTAAAAGGATTTTAAATGTATGATTACGGTTTAAATTTATGGGGAAATAATAACTTTATCGTCGAAAACGGTAAAATTTGCGTCAATACCGGCTCAAAACCCGCCATCATCGATATCGTAAAAAGCATCAGGAGCGAAGGCTACCGAGGCCCGCTGCTGCTGCGCTTCCCTCACCTCATACACAAGCAAATTTCGCAAATTTACAAAAGCTTTGAGAGCGCGAAAAACGAATTTGGCTACAAAGGCAGCTTTAACGCCGTCTATCCGCTAAAAGTAAACCAGTATCCGGGCTTTGTAAAAAATCTAGTCCGTCACGGCCAAAAATATGGCTATGGGCTGGAGGCGGGCTCAAAGGCCGAGCTGCTGCTGGTGATGGCGTATAACAACGAAGGCGCGCCGATCACCGTAAACGGCTTTAAAGATAAAGAGATGATAAACATCGGCTTTATCGCGGCCGAAATGGGACACAACATCACGCTAACGATCGAGGGACTAAACGAGCTTGAGGCTATCATCGCCATCGCAAAAGAGCGTTTCGCACCAAAGCCAAACATCGGTCTGCGTATCAGACTGCATAGCAGCGGATCTGGTATCTGGGCTAAAAGCGGCGGCATAAACTCCAAATTTGGCCTAACCGCTACCGAGCTAATCGAAGCGGTAAATTTGCTAAAAGAGGCGAATTTGCTCG is a window from the Campylobacter massiliensis genome containing:
- a CDS encoding UbiX family flavin prenyltransferase; the protein is MKIFLGISGASGVNLGLKLAREIAKRSKLHLCVSKNAMNVLEKELNFSDIFYKNGSAASLKFNANQNSAKFDEDHGCAKFTKSSSAQGELDFVGGDERSQNQSGKFTDNAQGLDDNGLKFDALDNCALDDADGKFCKFDSSEKNERQDAQILGKFEGAKFQNKSELDKNSAQKDEIYQIWQDLQKCAVIHDDPDLAAAPSSGSFGIDATIVAPCSISTLAKIHAGLADTLITRAAAVALKERKRLVLGVREMPFSTLALEHAAKLSALGAVIAPPVLGYYSAQNSLEDMENFIIGKWLDLLGLKHQIYKRWS
- the coaD gene encoding pantetheine-phosphate adenylyltransferase, whose amino-acid sequence is MKACIYPGTFDPVTNGHVDVIRRATKIFDKVIVAVAASESKQPYFSLARRVEMVKISTADLKNVEVVGFDNLLVDFAKSCGVNVVIRGLRAVSDFEYELQIGYANATLWEELETVYLMPSLKNAFISSSIVRSVLSHDGDVSKLVPSEILETLKG
- the flgA gene encoding flagellar basal body P-ring formation chaperone FlgA, with the protein product MYCVSNGKITLADLGFAGKNDEILNLGENKAAKINSRDLAEILKKRGVELEDKSGGETIFVKNCDALALVQRAFLQEVTSEFKGLQFVKFPLIEPQNELPKNFHEYKFDKIYVNKINPKGSFRAGFVTPNGLQPSVFFRYEVSAKMPVLRATKPLATRQMLGIGDFAKDWVELGEFSPDMMSDAPNARLAAKQNIKSGEVLRLRQFTPLPLIKKGERVNAVLSDGALSIIVEVTALENGNLGETIKVKNNDKKVFSAQIVSKKQVMIR
- a CDS encoding SixA phosphatase family protein, yielding MKKIYFIRHAKAVEEGEGSDFERDLSERGKKDLSLMCERLKKHEVKADAIFSSPAKRCAKTAQKLAEAVKFKKKIKFKDELYRAQTHELLTFIREFDDKFQTVFVIVHNDAITEICELLSDAAIGNIPTCGIFCVEFDGSFKELKEHGAKALFFDYPKKHKK
- a CDS encoding NlpC/P60 family protein, with product MKFTIFLPLVSIGALIFSGCANNTPKIYPTDQSGQILNARFLNSQQDAFNDLGGIALSNFMQGFLGKKDGGDCSGFVSLVNKNINNVYFSETNLLKFYGEQGSKSQAIYNLYKKRNLISQTSPKLGDLVFFNNTTSQTKGKNKQIITHLGIIDRIEDDGTIRFMHNTRGKNKSGFINLFQKNSHKIGGKEVNSYIVACKGGDATCLTSNRFAGFGKVNF
- a CDS encoding molybdopterin molybdotransferase MoeA; the protein is MTLELAQNLILEKAKFDGYGEFSSLERATGKILAQDVVAVKNLPSFDNAAMDGYALKFDDFNEPLSVAATVLAGDEAEIALKKGECVKIMTGAKMPTNADTVVPFEDAILQDGKLSPQSKVKKFNALRYKGEEVKAGEILLKKGEILMPARVMMLAAQGIYCVCVERELRIGIFSSGDEVVEPWQNASEEQIYNANGAGIASLLQSFGFASSYAGIIKDDLESTTRALESAEFDVIITSGGASKGEADFMKTALLNLGFSELFDGVNIRPGRPSKAFIKDKKIVFILPGNPMAAFLMCFLLVVPFLKGARLEKFDAALNQDVKIKSGRQNIVLGSYCDGKFVVTDNNKFGSGMITPLIKSNAVLVTSESLGELKAGEIVKILKFS
- the hisS gene encoding histidine--tRNA ligase gives rise to the protein MISALRGMKDVLPPQSGLYERIIKICEEVAKNYGYEFVLAPHLEQTALFRRSVGESSDIVGKEMYQFEDKGGNDVCLRPEGTAGVVRAFIEAKFDRAGGVRRYFYHGSMFRYERPQKGRLREFHQFGCECFGEPSVYEDASVILMINEIFSRLGIKTKLLINSLGDAASMGAYREKLVKFLDEHEGQICEDCKRRKLTNPIRVLDCKVESCQKIYENAPLIIDSLNDECAGEFKKLQEILSGNGVEFEIDPKLVRGLDYYCKTAFEFVSSEIGAKSAVAGGGRYDRLVEYLGGKASYGVGFAMGIERIMEILGGRESQSARGGIYIGAMDADGVDAVYKIAINLRKSLPVLVSYEPKKLQKHLNAADNANARICLCVGEDELKSGKIWLKDLSEKAEKTLDLVDLETELKRILNV
- the tmk gene encoding dTMP kinase, producing the protein MYILFEGIDGVGKSTQIARLAAAYPQAIVTKEPGGTKLGENLREILLKENGLDKRAEILLFLADRAEHSGKIIKPNSNKMILSDRGFVSGMAYALAGGNFSFEELLNLNKFALQGNFPQKIVFFKADESTLRSRLNSRAQMDGIEARGFAYLLRVQDAMEEILQKLDVRYVTIDAALDEEKITNLIKEFIND
- a CDS encoding rhomboid family intramembrane serine protease; protein product: MKATISLIALNCLVYLAVYCGICGSNVTLGLNMFFTDGLYVWQPATSMFMHANLAHLLMNMAVLYQFGSLLERYYGSEKFAVVYCVGGVLTSLLSFIYIYVMFKTNGTFINLVGASGAISLLLGVLAFLDASSRKGLIIAILLMSFAPVAMGVNVAWYAHIIGFALGYFGVKFKVIK
- the murA gene encoding UDP-N-acetylglucosamine 1-carboxyvinyltransferase — protein: MHYLEIEGNAKLGGEVAISGAKNAALPLIAGALIIKNDVTLKNMPNVADIKTLATLLVNLGAKCEFADDHTLKINSNYVSSTKANYDIVRKMRASILVLGPLLARFGHCEVSLPGGCAIGQRPIDLHLSALEKMGANIEIKQGYVVATAPDGLKGAQIVFDKITVTGSENIIMAAALAHGTTHLINVAKEPEVVQLCEVLAAGGVKIEGIGTDELVIEGTDRRLLDVGEIAVIPDRIEAGTYLCAGAITNSQVTITNANAAHLRAVLTKFNQMGFETVVDGDKITIMPAKNVNPVEIVTTEFPGFPTDMQAQFMALSLTANGVSTIDERLFENRFMHVSELTRMGADIRLNGHIATIYGGGEINAADVMATDLRASSALVLAALAANGTSRVHRIYHLDRGYEGLERKLAALGAKIRRLEE
- a CDS encoding ferritin-like domain-containing protein, which produces MRFFDQIWEILECGDKELKFDKFKRFYAEYKAGKFDAQIEEGGKFDEIKQLERPSYAAFCEVVAMREIGGKKQADKQKAFLHSIAHIEYSAVDIALDAAYRFRALPKAYYDDWLEVAQDEIRHFKMIEDHMAKFGVKYGDFTVHDGLFIALQNTSASLLERMAVLPRYMEANGLDANAFMLKKLETEREKDEDKARLCEILQVILDEEISHVSKGDRWFKFACEKEGVSPEIYAQIVQKIYPKAFLQSRELNVSARLKSGFSEAEIEHIKNLSKAGKVV